One stretch of Paenibacillus sp. FSL R5-0341 DNA includes these proteins:
- a CDS encoding carbohydrate ABC transporter permease, which translates to MGYTRKLAIRNYIVEGFLILASLIVLLPLVILIFGSFKTSAEVLSFSLSFPETWQFSNYVRVFQEGGLSRAFFNSILITGVSSIINIVASSAAAFILARRETKLSGTIYMYFFMGLIAPMSIITTIRVVQGLGFYGSITSVILIYAALNTAFSVFLYSGFIKTIPRALDEVAFLEGASVFGVFFRIVTPLILPVNATVAIMVFMSVWNDITIPVYFLTDSSTWTMPLSIYNFYGKYSRDWNLIFANLVLTSLPVFILYLFGQKYIVSGLTAGAVKG; encoded by the coding sequence ATGGGCTACACACGCAAACTTGCCATCCGCAACTATATCGTGGAAGGTTTCCTGATTCTGGCCTCCCTTATCGTTCTGTTGCCGCTTGTCATTCTGATCTTTGGTTCATTCAAAACCAGCGCCGAAGTGCTCAGCTTCTCCCTGAGTTTCCCCGAGACATGGCAGTTCTCGAACTATGTTCGTGTCTTCCAGGAAGGTGGTCTGTCTCGAGCGTTCTTCAACAGCATTTTGATTACTGGCGTATCATCCATCATTAATATCGTTGCCTCTTCGGCAGCGGCATTCATTCTGGCACGTCGGGAAACCAAACTATCCGGTACGATCTACATGTATTTCTTCATGGGACTGATTGCGCCGATGTCGATTATTACGACCATACGTGTCGTACAGGGATTAGGATTCTACGGCAGCATCACAAGTGTCATCCTGATCTACGCCGCGTTAAATACGGCCTTCAGTGTATTCTTGTATAGTGGATTCATCAAAACCATTCCAAGAGCGCTGGACGAAGTGGCATTTCTGGAAGGAGCAAGTGTGTTCGGCGTGTTCTTCCGTATCGTCACACCGCTCATTCTACCCGTTAACGCAACGGTAGCCATCATGGTGTTCATGTCCGTCTGGAATGACATCACAATTCCGGTGTACTTCCTGACAGATAGCTCCACATGGACGATGCCACTATCAATCTACAATTTTTACGGCAAATATAGCCGGGACTGGAATCTGATTTTCGCCAATCTCGTGCTCACTTCACTGCCTGTATTCATCCTGTATCTGTTCGGGCAAAAATATATTGTCAGCGGCCTCACTGCCGGTGCAGTTAAAGGATAG